A segment of the Streptomyces sp. ITFR-21 genome:
CCAGCCACCGGCGCAGCCGCAGTCCCAGCCACCGGCGCAGCCGCAGGTCTCCTCCCCGCAGCAGCAGCAGCAGCAGCCACCGCCACCGTCCGGGCCCGCCCGGTTCCCCCCGCCGCCGCCCGCCCCGCCGCCCCTGCCCCCGCGGATCCCCTGGTCGGACGGCGACCACTACACGTGACGTCCCCGCCGGCGGGGCCGGTCCGGTCGCCGCGCGGGCGCGGGCGCGGGTGCGGCGCGTGCCGCCGCGCGGCCTCCGGCATGACAGGGCGGGCGCCCGTCACCGTGAGGGAAACGGACACCCGCCCGTGCCGCCCCCGGATGTCACTCACACCCGGGTGGTCGCGTCGCCGCGAAGGCGCTCCCCGCTCCGCGGCGACGCGGTCTGCCGGCCGTCCCGCGGGACAGCCCGTCTCTGGTGCGGCGTTGCGGTGCTCTCTCCGGCGATGTCCGGGCGGTGTCCCGGTGACGTCCCGGTGGCTTCGTCCCGGTGCCGGCCGGAACCCGCCGCAAGGGCTCCGGCCAACCACTCAGGCTCAGCTCAAGCCGGCAGTGTCCACTGCTGGTTGGCGGCGCCGGCGCAGGTCCAGATCTGCAGCCGGGTGCCGTTGGCGGAGCTGGGGCCGGTGGCGTCCAGGCACTTGCCGGACTGCGGGTTGACCAGGGTGCTGCCGGACTGCTGCCACTTCTGCGAGCCGGTGCCGTTGCAGTCGTAGAGCTGGACGGTGCTGCCGTTGGCGGTGCCGGCCGCGGTGACGTCCATGCACTTGCCCAGCGCCTGGAGCGAACCGTCCGGCTCGACCGTCCAGTTCTGGGCGGTGGTGCCGTTGCAGTCGT
Coding sequences within it:
- a CDS encoding ricin-type beta-trefoil lectin domain protein encodes the protein MVPGGSTTPPPTSPPPAAGPTGPVHSGYAGKCVDVAAASTANGTAVQLYDCNGTTAQNWTVEPDGSLQALGKCMDVTAAGTANGSTVQLYDCNGTGSQKWQQSGSTLVNPQSGKCLDATGPSSANGTRLQIWTCAGAANQQWTLPA